The following proteins are encoded in a genomic region of Pseudodesulfovibrio mercurii:
- a CDS encoding GAK system XXXCH domain-containing protein, translating to MSDDMTISKYLDAGELAAFFRALADAVENGGHDEFACVDDFRKIKIGVKNEFGQISLKAKFKAAKPCAPEAVGADGEPARPKYKDLKKRMRGSFKILVKMVHDGVEPPREAVDAFLADAALMVGYPGYGDEYYESFTQVCAEFKAAYESGDLERMHAAVDGLVHEKSRCHAKYD from the coding sequence ATGAGCGACGACATGACCATCAGCAAATATCTCGACGCCGGGGAACTGGCCGCCTTTTTCCGCGCCCTGGCCGACGCCGTGGAGAACGGCGGGCACGACGAATTCGCCTGCGTGGACGACTTCCGCAAGATCAAGATCGGCGTGAAGAACGAGTTCGGCCAGATCAGCCTCAAGGCCAAATTCAAGGCGGCCAAGCCGTGCGCCCCGGAGGCCGTCGGCGCGGACGGCGAGCCCGCCAGGCCCAAGTACAAGGACCTCAAGAAGCGCATGCGCGGCAGCTTCAAGATTCTGGTCAAGATGGTCCACGACGGCGTCGAACCGCCCAGGGAGGCGGTGGACGCCTTCCTGGCCGACGCGGCCCTGATGGTCGGCTACCCCGGCTACGGGGACGAATATTACGAGAGCTTCACGCAGGTCTGCGCGGAGTTCAAGGCCGCCTACGAGTCCGGCGACCTGGAGCGGATGCACGCGGCCGTGGACGGACTGGTCCACGAGAAGAGCCGCTGCCACGCCAAGTACGATTGA
- a CDS encoding bifunctional metallophosphatase/5'-nucleotidase — MLRHLARFVLAAVILAYPVAARAFDVTLLHVNDSHSYLDATADKIAPRGVATYVRMGGWARLERAVEDARAEKDNVILLHAGDAVQGGLYFMKYGGRPEMELLDRLGFDAFELGNHEFDRGAPFLAGFLKYTRVPVLCANLHAPDEPVLASRVRPYVILERGGQRIGVIGLLTPETKVISSPGHVDFTDETHAATLLVRELQARGVNKIVLLTHVGFEEDKRLAATIPGVDVIVGGHSHTLLGSPDGVGALGLRPEAAYPTVIKGADGDDVYVVTAWKWGRVLGRLDLTFDDQGRVTRAEPRPTLILADTFKRRNDAGQKIELKGPEREDLLALIKADPEAAVVEADPAVRTFLGPFSQGVEAMGTEVIGEAVLPLPHIRVPGTTDTGESLPRGSLIAPLVCRSMLAQLQDTGEPADLALLNAGGVRESVEQGPVTMSTAYTLLPFNNSLVLLELTGEQIRQALETGVDRGGGAFPYVGDARFTADMRRPAGSRVLAIDTLDHDGNWTPLNPARVYRVVTNAYLASGGDGYEVLKAAKSSYDTGFVDAQAFIRYVRQQRMLKPLPTTGVTYIPAK, encoded by the coding sequence ATGCTGCGCCATCTCGCCCGTTTCGTCCTTGCCGCCGTCATCCTTGCCTATCCCGTTGCGGCCCGCGCCTTCGACGTGACCCTGCTGCACGTCAACGACTCCCACTCCTATCTGGACGCCACGGCCGACAAGATCGCCCCCAGGGGCGTGGCCACCTACGTGCGCATGGGCGGCTGGGCGCGCCTTGAGCGGGCGGTCGAGGACGCCCGCGCCGAAAAGGACAACGTCATCCTGCTGCATGCGGGCGACGCGGTACAGGGCGGCCTCTATTTCATGAAGTACGGCGGCAGGCCCGAGATGGAACTGCTGGACCGGCTCGGCTTCGACGCCTTCGAGCTGGGCAACCACGAGTTCGACCGGGGCGCGCCCTTCCTGGCCGGGTTCCTCAAGTACACGCGGGTCCCGGTGCTCTGCGCCAACCTGCACGCCCCGGACGAGCCGGTCCTGGCCTCGCGGGTCAGGCCCTACGTCATCCTTGAGCGGGGCGGCCAGCGGATCGGCGTCATCGGCCTGCTCACCCCGGAGACCAAGGTCATCTCCAGCCCCGGCCATGTGGACTTCACCGACGAGACCCACGCGGCCACCCTGCTGGTGCGCGAACTTCAGGCGCGCGGCGTGAACAAGATCGTGCTTCTGACCCACGTGGGCTTCGAGGAGGACAAGCGCCTGGCCGCGACCATCCCCGGCGTGGACGTCATCGTGGGCGGCCACTCCCACACCCTGCTCGGCAGCCCCGACGGCGTGGGCGCGCTGGGCCTGCGCCCCGAGGCCGCCTATCCCACGGTGATCAAGGGCGCGGACGGCGACGACGTGTACGTGGTCACCGCCTGGAAATGGGGCCGCGTGCTCGGCCGCCTGGACCTGACCTTCGACGACCAGGGGCGCGTCACCCGCGCCGAACCCCGGCCCACCCTGATCCTGGCCGACACCTTCAAGCGCCGTAACGACGCCGGGCAGAAGATCGAACTCAAGGGACCAGAGCGCGAAGACCTGCTCGCCCTCATCAAAGCCGATCCCGAGGCCGCCGTGGTGGAGGCCGACCCGGCCGTCCGGACCTTCCTCGGTCCGTTCAGCCAGGGCGTGGAGGCCATGGGCACCGAGGTCATCGGCGAGGCAGTCCTGCCCCTGCCGCACATCCGCGTGCCCGGCACCACCGACACGGGCGAGTCCCTGCCGCGCGGCAGCCTCATCGCCCCCCTGGTCTGCCGGTCCATGCTCGCCCAGCTTCAGGATACCGGCGAACCCGCCGACCTGGCCCTGCTCAACGCGGGCGGGGTGCGCGAGTCCGTGGAGCAGGGGCCGGTGACCATGAGCACCGCCTACACCCTGCTGCCGTTCAACAACAGCCTGGTGCTCCTCGAACTGACCGGCGAACAGATCCGCCAGGCCCTGGAAACCGGCGTGGACCGGGGCGGGGGCGCCTTCCCCTACGTGGGCGACGCCCGCTTCACCGCCGACATGCGCCGACCCGCCGGGAGCCGCGTCCTGGCCATCGACACCCTGGACCACGACGGCAACTGGACCCCGCTCAACCCGGCCCGCGTCTACCGCGTGGTCACCAACGCCTACCTCGCCTCGGGCGGCGACGGCTACGAGGTCCTCAAGGCGGCCAAGTCCAGCTACGACACCGGCTTCGTCGACGCCCAGGCCTTCATCCGCTACGTCCGGCAACAACGCATGCTCAAACCCCTGCCCACCACGGGCGTGACCTACATCCCCGCGAAGTAG
- a CDS encoding Gfo/Idh/MocA family protein: MKTIRIGVLSTARIGRTKVIPGMQKARNCTVEAICSRDESAARRTAEALNIPKAYGSYEALLADPGIDAVYNPLPNHLHVEWTLKAMARNKHVLCEKPLGLNDGEVNRLINAMAVHPEVKVMEAFMYRFHPQWVETKRLIDRGAIGRPTSIQSFFSYFNADPGNIRNKADMGGGGLMDIGCYQVSLSRLLFDAQPRRVLGWMDRDPEFGTDRTFSGLLDFGGRLSAFTCSTQLAPYQRVNVLGEKGRIEIIIPFNAPPDAPTEILLQQDRETHTITFDPCDQYTLQAEAFARAVLEDTSVPISIMDTFANQHTVDALFKSAEADRWENC, encoded by the coding sequence ATGAAGACCATCCGCATCGGCGTGCTGTCCACGGCCAGGATCGGCCGCACCAAGGTCATTCCCGGCATGCAGAAGGCCCGCAACTGCACCGTCGAGGCCATCTGCTCGCGCGACGAATCGGCCGCCCGCCGGACCGCCGAGGCCCTGAACATCCCCAAGGCCTACGGCAGCTACGAGGCCCTGCTGGCCGACCCGGGCATCGACGCGGTCTACAACCCCCTGCCCAACCACCTGCACGTGGAATGGACCCTCAAGGCCATGGCCCGGAACAAGCACGTGCTCTGCGAAAAGCCCCTGGGCCTGAACGACGGCGAGGTCAACCGCCTGATCAACGCCATGGCCGTCCACCCGGAGGTCAAGGTCATGGAGGCGTTCATGTACCGCTTCCACCCCCAGTGGGTGGAAACCAAGCGGCTCATCGACCGGGGCGCCATCGGCAGGCCGACCTCGATCCAGTCCTTCTTCTCCTATTTCAACGCCGACCCCGGCAACATCCGCAACAAGGCGGACATGGGCGGCGGCGGACTCATGGACATCGGCTGCTACCAGGTCTCCCTGTCCCGCCTGCTGTTCGACGCCCAGCCCCGGCGCGTGCTCGGCTGGATGGACAGGGACCCCGAGTTCGGCACGGACCGGACCTTCTCCGGCCTGCTCGACTTCGGCGGCAGACTGTCCGCCTTCACCTGCTCCACCCAGCTGGCCCCCTACCAGCGGGTCAACGTTCTGGGCGAAAAGGGCCGCATCGAGATCATCATCCCGTTCAACGCCCCGCCCGACGCCCCCACCGAAATCCTGCTCCAGCAGGACCGCGAAACGCACACCATCACCTTCGACCCCTGCGACCAGTACACCCTCCAGGCCGAAGCCTTCGCCCGGGCCGTGCTCGAAGACACGTCCGTCCCCATCTCCATCATGGACACCTTCGCCAACCAACACACCGTGGACGCCCTGTTCAAAAGCGCCGAGGCCGACCGCTGGGAAAACTGCTGA
- a CDS encoding pyrimidine/purine nucleoside phosphorylase has translation MTAFANATIKKQANIYFDGKVTSRTITLNDGSVVTLGIMLPGEYEFGTEKPEFMEITSGELSVQLPGIDDWVAVTSGQSFNVPGEAKFRLKVSTVTDYCCSYLD, from the coding sequence ATGACCGCATTCGCCAACGCGACCATCAAGAAACAGGCAAACATCTATTTCGACGGCAAGGTAACCAGCCGGACCATCACCCTGAACGACGGCAGCGTCGTCACGCTCGGCATAATGCTGCCCGGCGAGTACGAGTTCGGCACCGAGAAGCCGGAGTTCATGGAGATCACCTCCGGCGAGCTGTCCGTGCAGCTGCCGGGCATCGACGACTGGGTGGCCGTGACCTCGGGCCAGAGCTTCAACGTTCCGGGCGAGGCCAAGTTCCGTCTCAAGGTCAGCACCGTGACCGACTACTGCTGTTCCTACCTGGACTAG
- a CDS encoding UDP-glucose--hexose-1-phosphate uridylyltransferase: MFFEDHPHRRLNRLTGEWVLVSPQRTKRPWQGQQEPPDRAALPPYDEHCYLCPGNGRAGGAVNPDYTGTFVFTNDFAALLPEPPAQGLAPQTDGLLVAEPETGTCRVICYSPRHDLTMARLGVDRAAAVVDVWCEEFRQLGGREDIGYVQIFENRGAAMGCSNPHPHGQIWATRSVPMYPAAEDRHQAAHLRDHGQCLLCAYLETELARGERIVFENDSFAALVPFWALWPFETMILPKAHLTNIPAMSPAQRRDLAEAMVRLNVRYDNLFRTSFPYSMGIHQAPTDGGDHPHWHFHLHYYPPLLRSRSVKKFMVGFEMMAMPQRDLTAESAAARLREQSEVHYLDLPGEGA, translated from the coding sequence ATGTTTTTCGAGGACCATCCGCACAGGCGGCTGAACCGGCTCACCGGCGAATGGGTGCTGGTTTCGCCCCAGCGCACCAAGCGGCCCTGGCAGGGCCAGCAGGAACCGCCCGACCGGGCGGCCCTGCCGCCGTATGACGAGCACTGCTACCTCTGTCCCGGCAACGGCCGGGCGGGCGGGGCGGTCAATCCCGACTACACCGGCACCTTCGTCTTCACCAACGACTTCGCGGCCCTGCTGCCCGAGCCGCCCGCGCAGGGGCTCGCCCCGCAGACGGACGGGCTGCTGGTGGCCGAGCCCGAGACCGGCACCTGCCGGGTGATCTGCTATTCCCCGCGCCACGACCTGACCATGGCCCGGCTGGGCGTGGACCGGGCGGCAGCCGTGGTGGACGTGTGGTGCGAGGAGTTCCGGCAGCTCGGGGGGCGCGAGGACATCGGCTACGTCCAGATCTTCGAGAACCGTGGCGCGGCCATGGGCTGCTCCAACCCGCATCCCCACGGCCAGATCTGGGCCACCCGGTCCGTCCCCATGTACCCGGCCGCCGAGGACCGCCACCAGGCCGCGCACCTGCGCGACCACGGCCAGTGCCTGCTCTGCGCCTACCTGGAGACCGAACTGGCGCGGGGCGAGCGGATCGTCTTCGAGAACGACTCGTTCGCGGCCCTGGTGCCGTTCTGGGCCCTGTGGCCCTTCGAGACCATGATCCTGCCCAAGGCGCACCTGACGAACATCCCGGCCATGAGCCCGGCCCAGCGGCGCGACCTGGCCGAGGCCATGGTCCGGCTGAACGTGCGCTACGACAATCTTTTCCGGACCTCGTTCCCCTATTCCATGGGCATCCACCAGGCCCCGACCGACGGCGGGGACCACCCGCACTGGCATTTCCACCTGCACTACTATCCGCCGCTCCTGCGCTCCCGGTCCGTGAAGAAGTTCATGGTCGGCTTTGAAATGATGGCCATGCCCCAGCGCGACCTGACCGCCGAGTCCGCGGCGGCCCGGCTGCGCGAACAGTCCGAGGTCCACTACCTGGACCTGCCGGGCGAGGGCGCGTGA
- a CDS encoding galactokinase, with product MTSAAAYAEALRRGDLDAVLAELYRPGDVAAQRARYLDLLARFVDWPGPGPAALVLSPGRTELGGNHTDHNLGVVLAAAVQFDCLAAARPNGGDVVRIRSKGFDGEIVVDLNDLAPRPEEEDTSAALVRGVAAGLAGNGRRVAGFDARVDGEVPLGAGLSSSAAFEVLVGRIFSELFNGGACTALELAVAGRAAENVYFGKPCGLMDQLSCAAQGILSIDFADPAAPAVREVDFDFERTGYRLAVVATGGSHADLTPDYAAIPDEMGRAARALGREHARGLTVDAVLAHAARVREAAGDRGVLRLIHFIEETDRAAEQAEVLAAGRMDDFLDLVRRSGDSSWRLLQNCISATAPLEQPIPLALTLTERFLGGRGACRIQGGGFAGTIQAYVPEGLFAAYAAFMEGIFGPGAVMPLKVRRPGFERISLDGIGGEARA from the coding sequence ATGACGAGCGCGGCCGCATACGCCGAGGCCCTGCGTCGGGGCGACCTGGACGCTGTCCTGGCCGAGCTGTACCGGCCCGGCGACGTGGCGGCCCAGCGCGCCCGCTATCTCGATCTCCTGGCCCGTTTCGTGGACTGGCCCGGCCCCGGCCCGGCCGCCCTGGTCCTGTCCCCCGGCCGGACCGAGCTGGGCGGCAATCACACCGATCACAACCTGGGCGTGGTCCTGGCCGCCGCCGTGCAGTTCGACTGCCTGGCCGCGGCCCGGCCCAACGGCGGGGACGTGGTGCGCATCCGCTCCAAGGGGTTCGACGGCGAGATCGTCGTGGACCTGAACGACCTGGCGCCCCGGCCCGAGGAGGAGGACACCTCCGCGGCCCTGGTGCGCGGCGTGGCCGCCGGGCTGGCCGGGAACGGCCGCCGGGTGGCCGGGTTCGACGCCCGCGTGGACGGCGAGGTCCCCCTGGGCGCGGGGTTGAGCTCGTCGGCGGCCTTCGAGGTCCTGGTGGGGCGGATCTTCAGCGAACTGTTCAACGGGGGGGCATGCACCGCCCTGGAGCTGGCCGTGGCGGGCCGGGCGGCGGAGAACGTCTATTTCGGCAAGCCGTGCGGGCTCATGGACCAGCTCTCCTGCGCGGCCCAGGGCATCCTGTCCATCGACTTCGCGGACCCGGCCGCCCCGGCCGTGCGCGAGGTGGACTTCGATTTCGAGCGCACCGGGTACCGGCTGGCCGTGGTCGCCACGGGCGGCAGCCACGCGGACCTGACCCCGGACTACGCGGCCATCCCGGACGAGATGGGCCGGGCGGCCCGTGCCCTGGGACGGGAGCACGCGCGCGGCCTGACCGTGGACGCGGTCCTGGCCCATGCCGCACGGGTGCGTGAGGCGGCCGGGGACCGGGGGGTGCTCCGGCTGATCCATTTCATCGAGGAGACGGACCGCGCCGCCGAGCAGGCCGAGGTCCTGGCGGCCGGGCGCATGGACGATTTCCTCGACCTGGTCCGGCGGTCCGGGGACTCCTCCTGGCGGTTGTTGCAGAACTGCATCTCGGCCACCGCGCCCCTGGAGCAGCCCATCCCCCTGGCCCTGACCCTGACCGAGCGGTTCCTGGGCGGCCGGGGCGCGTGCCGCATCCAGGGCGGCGGCTTCGCCGGGACCATCCAGGCCTACGTGCCCGAAGGGCTGTTCGCGGCCTACGCGGCGTTCATGGAGGGCATCTTCGGACCGGGGGCGGTCATGCCGCTCAAGGTCCGCAGGCCGGGCTTCGAACGCATCTCCCTCGACGGGATCGGCGGGGAGGCGCGGGCATGA
- a CDS encoding LacI family DNA-binding transcriptional regulator, whose translation MSQFTIKDLARKLGVSPSTVSRALRGHPDISPATRQRVTEAAEKYQYHPNQLAQSLQKKRSNVIGVIVPEIRHHFFSHVIGGIEEVAYDNGYTIMVCQSNETLAREILNVQALVANRVAGLLIAISSETTTFEHLSRAMRQHVPLVQFDRVVEELDTGKVVVDDYAAAFGAVEHLIKSGYRRIGHMAGREGIALNRLRFEGYRDALAAHGLPLEEKFHLSGGYREEDGRAGAERYLALGELPEAILAINDPVAVGLYTRFKELGVRIPDDVALVGFSDTPAAALIDPALTTVYQPAVDMGRTAVSLLLRQFAEGADFTPETVVLKTELRVRGTSAPRGGLCN comes from the coding sequence ATGAGCCAGTTCACCATCAAGGACCTGGCCCGCAAGCTGGGCGTGTCGCCGTCCACGGTGTCCCGCGCCCTGCGCGGCCACCCGGACATCAGCCCGGCCACCCGGCAGCGCGTGACCGAGGCGGCCGAGAAGTACCAGTACCACCCGAACCAGCTCGCCCAGTCCCTGCAGAAGAAACGCTCCAACGTCATCGGGGTCATCGTGCCCGAGATCCGGCACCACTTCTTCTCCCACGTCATCGGCGGCATCGAGGAGGTCGCCTACGACAACGGCTACACCATCATGGTCTGCCAATCCAACGAGACCCTGGCCCGCGAGATTCTCAACGTCCAGGCGCTGGTGGCCAACCGCGTGGCCGGGTTGCTCATCGCCATCTCTTCGGAGACCACGACCTTCGAGCACCTGTCCAGGGCCATGCGCCAGCACGTGCCCCTGGTCCAGTTCGACCGGGTGGTGGAGGAGCTGGACACCGGCAAGGTGGTGGTGGACGACTACGCGGCCGCCTTCGGCGCGGTGGAGCACCTGATCAAATCCGGCTACCGGCGCATCGGGCACATGGCCGGGCGGGAGGGCATCGCCCTGAACCGCCTGCGTTTCGAGGGGTACCGCGACGCCCTTGCGGCCCACGGCCTGCCGCTGGAAGAGAAATTTCACCTCAGCGGCGGGTACCGCGAGGAGGACGGCCGGGCCGGGGCCGAGCGCTATCTGGCCCTGGGCGAGCTGCCCGAGGCCATCCTGGCCATCAACGACCCCGTGGCCGTGGGGCTGTACACCCGGTTCAAGGAGCTGGGCGTGCGCATCCCGGACGACGTGGCCCTGGTGGGTTTCTCCGACACCCCGGCGGCCGCGCTCATCGACCCGGCCCTGACCACGGTCTACCAGCCCGCCGTGGACATGGGGCGGACCGCTGTCTCCCTGCTGCTGCGGCAGTTCGCCGAGGGCGCGGACTTCACGCCCGAGACCGTGGTTCTGAAGACCGAGCTCCGGGTGCGCGGCACCTCCGCGCCCAGGGGGGGCCTATGCAACTGA
- a CDS encoding aldose epimerase family protein: protein MQLTRRPFGAIDDGTPVELFTLANGAGMEADVCTYGSALVRLTAPDRNGTLADVVLGYDDLGGYLRDECYFGRLVGRVANRIGGARLVLDSEEFLLDRNDGRHHLHGGRGGFHSRVWRAEPVETGGGPGLVLTLESRDGDQGYPGNLAVTAVYTMTDDGLRLDFSAATDRTTAVNLTAHPYFNLTGRTGTDCLGHIVTIPARRYLATDPELIPTGSLAEVAGTPMDFRAGAAVGARMGEDFPPLSFAGGYDHCYVLDGQAGLKPAGSVFEPVSGRGLEVLATQPCVQFYSGNHIPEGLPGKGGAVYGERSGLCLEPQGFVDAPGHAPFPQVTLRPGQAYNQTILYRFFVK from the coding sequence ATGCAACTGACCCGGCGACCCTTCGGCGCGATCGACGACGGCACCCCAGTGGAGCTGTTCACCCTGGCCAACGGAGCGGGCATGGAGGCGGACGTGTGCACCTACGGCTCCGCCCTGGTCCGGCTGACCGCGCCAGACCGCAACGGCACACTGGCCGACGTGGTCCTGGGGTACGACGACCTGGGCGGCTACCTGCGGGACGAATGCTATTTCGGGCGGCTGGTGGGCCGGGTGGCCAACCGCATCGGCGGGGCGCGCCTGGTCCTGGACAGCGAGGAATTTCTTCTGGACCGCAACGACGGCCGCCATCACCTGCACGGCGGGCGGGGCGGGTTCCACAGCCGGGTCTGGCGCGCGGAGCCCGTCGAGACCGGGGGCGGGCCCGGACTGGTCCTGACCCTGGAGAGCCGCGACGGGGACCAGGGCTACCCCGGCAACCTGGCGGTCACGGCCGTCTACACCATGACCGACGACGGGTTGCGCCTCGATTTTTCGGCGGCCACGGACCGGACCACGGCGGTCAACCTGACCGCGCACCCCTATTTCAACCTGACCGGGCGGACGGGAACGGACTGCCTGGGCCACATCGTGACCATTCCGGCCCGGCGCTACCTGGCCACGGACCCGGAACTGATCCCCACCGGGAGCCTGGCCGAGGTGGCCGGCACGCCGATGGATTTCCGGGCCGGGGCGGCCGTGGGCGCGCGCATGGGCGAGGACTTTCCGCCCCTGTCCTTCGCCGGGGGCTACGACCATTGTTACGTCCTCGATGGACAGGCCGGGCTGAAGCCCGCCGGGTCGGTGTTCGAGCCCGTATCGGGCCGGGGCCTGGAGGTCCTGGCCACCCAGCCGTGCGTCCAGTTCTATTCCGGCAATCACATCCCGGAAGGGTTGCCCGGCAAGGGCGGCGCGGTGTATGGTGAGAGGTCGGGACTGTGTCTCGAGCCCCAGGGATTCGTGGACGCACCGGGGCACGCGCCCTTCCCGCAGGTGACGCTGCGCCCCGGACAGGCATACAACCAGACGATTTTGTACAGGTTTTTCGTGAAGTAG
- a CDS encoding ABC transporter ATP-binding protein, which translates to MANVQLKKVVKRFGDVEVVHGIDLDIQDNEFIVLVGPSGCGKSTVLRMIAGLEPISGGEVFIGGRMVNQVSPKDRNVAMVFQNYALYPHMSVRENMGFSLKMRGKGVDEIAAKVDEAARVLELTPYLERKPSELSGGQRQRVAMGRAIVRQPDVFLFDEPLSNLDAQLRTQMRMELRKMHLRLATTTIYVTHDQTEAMTLADRIVILKDGHIQQVGTPIDVFERPANVFVARFIGNPPMNILEGTFRVEDGRRYVQAGPSKFPVSDGQSDSFKDGASVLAGIRPDSIKMGDGIKKLPEAWMCQGEVVVSEILGGHSHLEIVVDGEHQLIAEVEGRVVAHPGEIVPIGFEFDRMVLFDPETKEAVY; encoded by the coding sequence ATGGCAAACGTGCAATTGAAGAAGGTGGTCAAACGGTTCGGCGACGTGGAGGTGGTTCACGGCATCGACCTCGACATCCAAGACAACGAATTCATCGTCCTGGTCGGCCCGTCGGGCTGCGGCAAGTCCACGGTCCTGCGCATGATCGCGGGCCTGGAGCCGATTTCCGGCGGCGAGGTGTTCATCGGCGGCCGGATGGTCAACCAGGTCTCGCCCAAGGACCGCAACGTGGCCATGGTCTTCCAGAACTACGCCCTGTACCCGCACATGTCCGTGCGCGAGAACATGGGCTTTTCGCTGAAGATGCGCGGCAAGGGCGTGGACGAGATCGCGGCCAAGGTGGACGAGGCCGCCAGGGTCCTGGAGCTGACCCCGTACCTGGAGCGCAAGCCGTCGGAGCTGTCCGGCGGGCAGCGCCAGCGCGTGGCCATGGGCCGGGCCATCGTCCGCCAGCCGGACGTGTTCCTGTTCGACGAGCCCCTGTCCAACCTGGACGCCCAGCTGCGCACCCAGATGCGCATGGAGTTGAGGAAGATGCACCTGCGGCTGGCGACCACGACCATCTACGTGACCCACGACCAGACCGAGGCCATGACCCTGGCCGACCGCATCGTCATCCTCAAGGACGGCCACATCCAGCAGGTGGGCACGCCCATCGACGTGTTCGAGCGGCCCGCCAACGTCTTCGTGGCCCGGTTCATCGGCAACCCGCCCATGAACATCCTGGAGGGGACCTTCCGGGTGGAGGACGGCCGCCGCTACGTCCAGGCCGGTCCCTCGAAATTCCCGGTGTCGGACGGCCAGAGCGACTCCTTCAAGGACGGCGCGTCCGTGCTCGCGGGCATCCGCCCGGACTCCATCAAGATGGGCGACGGCATCAAGAAGCTGCCCGAGGCATGGATGTGCCAGGGCGAGGTGGTCGTCTCGGAGATCCTCGGCGGCCACTCCCACCTGGAGATCGTGGTGGACGGCGAACACCAGCTCATCGCCGAGGTCGAGGGCAGGGTGGTGGCCCATCCCGGCGAGATCGTGCCCATCGGCTTCGAGTTCGACCGCATGGTCCTGTTCGACCCGGAGACCAAAGAGGCGGTTTATTAA
- a CDS encoding ABC transporter substrate-binding protein, whose protein sequence is MKKAFAKMLIVVAAALLIGAPQAAQADDLKGDLEIFSWWAGDEGPALEALIDIYKKQHPGVNVINATVTGGSGVNAQAVLKTRMLGGEPPDSFQVHAGQELIGTWVKADRMEDLTPLFKEQGWMEVFPEGLIKLIGTDKGIWSVPVNIHRSNVMWYVPANLQKWGVAAPKTWDDFFAAADKLKAQGVVPLALAQNWTANHLWESVALAAMGADNWDALWAGKLSFDSPEVVKAWELFGKVLQYTNSDAPSLSWQQATDMVVDGRAAFNVMGDWAAGYMSTTKKLAPGTGYGWIASPDTTGTFMFLADSFGLPKGAPHRDNAVAWLKVLGSKEGSDAFNPLKGSISARKDSDLSKYNAYSQSAAKDWTGDRVVGSLAHGVAANDTFKNGFASIMEMFLKTKNPQAASKACAQLAKKAGI, encoded by the coding sequence ATGAAAAAGGCTTTTGCGAAAATGTTGATCGTGGTTGCGGCCGCGCTGCTGATCGGCGCTCCGCAGGCCGCCCAGGCGGACGATCTGAAGGGCGACCTGGAGATCTTCTCCTGGTGGGCCGGTGACGAGGGTCCGGCTCTGGAAGCGTTGATCGACATCTACAAGAAACAGCATCCCGGCGTGAACGTGATCAACGCCACCGTGACCGGCGGTTCCGGCGTCAACGCCCAGGCCGTGCTCAAGACCCGCATGCTCGGCGGTGAGCCGCCGGACTCCTTCCAGGTCCACGCTGGCCAGGAGCTCATCGGCACCTGGGTCAAGGCCGACCGCATGGAAGACCTGACCCCGCTGTTCAAGGAGCAGGGCTGGATGGAAGTCTTCCCCGAAGGCCTCATCAAGCTCATCGGCACCGACAAGGGCATCTGGTCCGTGCCGGTCAACATCCACCGCTCCAACGTCATGTGGTACGTGCCCGCCAACCTGCAGAAGTGGGGCGTGGCCGCTCCCAAGACCTGGGACGACTTCTTCGCCGCCGCCGACAAGCTGAAGGCGCAGGGCGTGGTGCCCCTGGCCCTGGCCCAGAACTGGACCGCCAACCACCTGTGGGAATCCGTGGCCCTGGCCGCCATGGGCGCGGACAATTGGGACGCCCTGTGGGCGGGCAAGCTGTCCTTCGATTCTCCGGAAGTGGTCAAGGCGTGGGAACTGTTCGGCAAGGTCCTGCAGTACACCAACTCGGACGCCCCCTCCCTGTCCTGGCAGCAGGCCACGGACATGGTCGTTGACGGCCGCGCGGCCTTCAACGTCATGGGCGACTGGGCGGCCGGCTACATGTCCACCACCAAGAAACTCGCCCCCGGCACCGGCTACGGCTGGATCGCCTCCCCGGACACCACCGGCACCTTCATGTTCCTGGCCGACTCCTTCGGCCTGCCCAAGGGCGCCCCGCACCGCGACAACGCCGTTGCCTGGCTGAAGGTCCTGGGCTCCAAGGAGGGCTCCGACGCCTTCAACCCGCTGAAGGGCTCCATCTCGGCCCGCAAGGACTCGGACCTGTCCAAGTACAACGCGTACTCCCAGTCCGCGGCCAAGGATTGGACCGGTGACCGCGTGGTCGGTTCCCTGGCCCACGGCGTGGCCGCCAACGACACCTTCAAGAACGGTTTCGCCTCCATCATGGAGATGTTCCTGAAGACCAAGAACCCCCAGGCCGCTTCCAAGGCGTGCGCGCAGCTCGCCAAGAAGGCCGGCATCTAG